The DNA sequence TTTTTCTTTTTTAGGTTCCGCTTTTTTTTCTTTGGCCGATGTCTTTAATGGTTGCTTTTGCTGTTTCTTTTGAACAATCTGTTTTTTTTCCGGCTTCATTTTATTAATTGTCGTAGATGGCCCAGGAGATGCAGTGACTGGCACCTTTTTTTCCGAAACATTTTTCGGTGATTGATTTTGCAATTGAGCAACTCGCTTCATCGCACCAGGAATATGATGTGCCGTGGAAACAAACTGAATAGGCAAATCTGAAATGCGGCGAGAACCGATCATCACCTGCATCGTGTTTGTATTTTTTGGCGGCACAAATAGAAGAACTACCATTGCGATATGCAATGCAATGGAAGCGGTGCACGAAATAATAATTAAGCGCGATAGATTAAACCGTAACGCTTGCCAGCGCAATCTTAACATCTTGAACACCCCCAACAGCCTTGATGCGATCTATAACCCCTACCAAGGTACCGCATGATTTCCCTTCATCAATGCGCACCCAAACACTGACCGGTTTTTTAAATGAACGGCTTGCGTGCACTTTAATTTCAGTGCCAAGCTGTTCTAATGCTATCGGTTTACTATTCAAAAATAAACCGCCTTTAGCATCAATCGTTACCACAATCTCTTGCCCGTCCTTGCCGCCCTCTTTTGATTGGCCTTGCGGTAAATTTACTTTAATCGCGTTATGAATCATCGGCGTTGTCACCATGAAAATAATCAGCAAAGTGAGTGCCGTATCGATCATCGGCGTTAAACTCAGCTCCGGTATTGATGCTTGCGCGCGACGGCGTCTGCGTAATTTCATCATGCGCACCCTTCCCGCTATTTAAGGAATAACGTATTGACCGAAAACACTAAACGATCGGTTAAATTATAAAGATAATATTCAAGAGTGCGTACACGCGTCGATAAATAATGGAACATCATTAAAGCTGGAATAGCCACCATAAGCCCCGCAAGCGTCGTGATAAGCGCTTCTGCAATACCAGGAGCAATCGTTGGAATGTCTGCCGTTTGCTTTTCGCTAATGCGCACGAACGAGTGAATTAATCCCCACACGGTGCCAAATAAACCGAGCAATGGAGAAACGGC is a window from the Candidatus Babeliales bacterium genome containing:
- a CDS encoding biopolymer transporter ExbD, producing the protein MMKLRRRRRAQASIPELSLTPMIDTALTLLIIFMVTTPMIHNAIKVNLPQGQSKEGGKDGQEIVVTIDAKGGLFLNSKPIALEQLGTEIKVHASRSFKKPVSVWVRIDEGKSCGTLVGVIDRIKAVGGVQDVKIALASVTV